The segment ttaataataaattaagtataaaatttattcattaatatttaaaaatagacaaatattattaaacattcaaaatactataatacaattattattgatccgaaaaaaaatatttatctctttgcccccaaaaaaaaataaaaaaatagagcaATATTATTACTTtgctaaaaaattaattatgggAGTCAGTGATACTGTTTTACTAGTTAAGTGGGGACATAAGTAAAAGTGGTCCATAATTTTTGACTTTgtaaataaaacaagaaaatttgATCCAATGGCTGATATTTCttgataataaaatattatagaacTACGACGGATGAAgttatttctttcttaattCTCGAGTTTAAGTGAGTatgaacttttttattttggtaaaGGAGAACTTTCTCCGAATAGGTTTTTATGTGTAGAGCTGagcataaaatatcaaaaatcaaattaccgaatcaaatcaaaattttgacaatttaTTATTCGATAATTGGatatttaaaatcttaaaaattatgatatttgagTTTGATTCACTATGAGATATTAGTACcatttgatatttgatatttttcgaatatcaaattatttaattaatgaagatCATTTATCCAACATATCTACAACTCGTTTGTACAAGTCTAAAGAACAAAGTTAAAGAACGAAAATACATGTCTTTTAATTGTAtcaatttgttatttttgatgTCTTCTTATAactttatcttttaatatatcgCACCTCTACATAAGAAAATAGatatgatttgaaaaaaaaagtttacttTGTAATATAATCGGCTACAACTTTAATACTGtattaatattatcaaattaccaacttgaaattttaaattttgatatttgatatgTATCTTTAACTATCAattattgaatttgaaatttgacgAACCAAATACCGATCAGTCACAcctatttatatgatattttttttgaaataaacgtaaattcaaaataattgaacTTTAGTATGAATACCAccgaataaaaaaaaaaacataaaaagaaacattGGTAGGACGGCATTTCAGTATTTATCTGTTTGAGAATTAATTTCTCTTTCTCCAAATCTCCACCACCTTCCCATCTTTACATAATTTACACGTTTCTCTCTCTCCccttatctctctctctctctctaaaaagACTACTTTTTTCCTCATTTGtttctttgtattttctttttccttttgtgtaaagaagaagagaagaacaaGAACAAGGAAGAGGAACAAATAAAGTAaagttttgatctttttttttttttaaggatgATATGATAACTGTAAtgcactttttatttttgtaaatttgatATGGGGTTCTGAGTGTGAAGattgaaaaagtttaaatttctaTAGTTTTTTGACTGATGATATGTCAATAATGTGATTTTCTTGATATGGGGTTGTCTCAAAGTTGCTATTTTTGATGTGCTCTGGCTCTTATGGTAatgttttcatataaaaatttgatcttttttacTCTTATTGTTTCTTATTTATGCTTAATTTTATTGGGTTTGAGTGTTAAGAACTGAAAAAAACTTCATTTCTATGGCTTTTTGAATGATGATATGTCAATAATGTGATTTTCTTGATATGGGGTTGTCTCAAAGTTGCTATTTTTGATGTGCTCTGGCTTTTTTGATAGGCTTTTATGGTAATATGTTGATCTTTTTCACtcttattgtttcttttttatgcTCAATTTTATTGGTTTGAGTGTAAagattgtaaaagaaaaaagaagctAATTTGAATAGTTTTTTGACTGATGAGATGTCAATAATGTGATTTTCTTAAAATGAGGTTGTCTCAAAGTTGCTATTTTTGATGTGCTCTGGCTTTTTTGATAGGCTTTTATGGTAATATTTTGATCTTCTTCACTCTTATTGTTTCTTATATTTGCTCAGCTGTATTgggattttgttttttctttgcTTTCTCTTTAAGGTTTTGATATTTTAGAGAACTTAAGAAGTTAGTATTTCAATGGTCTTTGATTGATGGATTTGTTTCCAAGTTTCTACTTTTGATGTCCTTTCTAGGTTTCCTTGATAGGCTCATGTggttatttcaatttaaaaggTGGATATCCCTTTTATTATTCTTGTTATGCTCAGTTTTATTGGTGTtgctgttttttttcttttctcataatattttgatatttagagAACTAAAAAAGCTATTTCAATGGACTTTGACTGATGATGTGTCAGCTGTATGATTTTCTGGGCATGGGTTTGTCTCTGTTTTTGATGCTTATTGTCTTCTCTTGTGGTAGACTCCAAtggtattttttcttcttcatattttcaagCTTTAATTTTGACTGGATTATTCTTGTTATGCTCAATTTTATTGGGATTCTCTATTTTggtttttgattattatttttgactATTTATGTGTCTACTTTGTTTTATGAGATTTTCTGAATATCTTTTGGTTGAAGTCTGTAAAGGTTTAATCTTACTTCCCACTTGTAAAGAAAAAAGGTTCAATCTTTGAATTCATAACTGGTGTCACCCTTTTGATTGATTATATTGCTTTCCTCCTCCTTTCCTCTTTTGTTTGGTTTGTAAGACTCTTGGAGTATTTCTTTTAGATGGTTCTTTTTTTCTGATTTCTGGATGGTTCTTTCTTCATATGATTCTTCGAATATCTTACGAGGAATTGATGAAAGACTAAGTGGTGCTCACTGTTGGGTAGCTGTGATACCATTAGCCTTCTTTTACGATTTTATTTATTGGCAAATCATCTGTTCAACTCAAGGCATATATTCATGGATTTGTATCTGTGATATTCAGAGTTACGTGAGCAATTTTTACTAATATTGAGGTTTACTTGTTGCCTATGTGAGTTTCATAAGGTTGCAATTCCGGTTAAAGGGGAAGAATTGTAGCAAACGTAGTAAATTATGACAATTCATCACAATAATGAATGCATCGGATCATGACCTCCTAGATACATGCTACATTGTTGATAGTTGATTGACTTGCAAATGATGTGATTACGAGTTGGCTTTTCTGATACTGCTTGTCTTCGTAATAGTATTACTTTTGGTGTTCCCATCGAAAGATTGTTAGTTTCTTGTAGGAAAACTGAGTTTTGTTGATAAGGGTTAGAGAAAGTTCTCGTCATCTATCATTAGGAGTTTGTGAATTTAATTTTGCTTGAGGTTTTCCTTATATCCATCACCTTGTAAGTGAATTTCAGAGTGGTATAATTAAGGCTTCTTCTCAATTGCAATATAGTTGACCGTTCTTCTTGAAACTTGCTGATTGCTatgataattgaaaaaaattacggTAGTCCGGTCCTCATTTGCTAAAAAGTAAGTCTGACTTCATGATTTTAAGGTCTAACTAGTAGTAACATAAGGCTATTTGGTTTTGACATGACAGAACTAAGAGGTTGTATGTAATCTATGGATGAATATTCAAGCAAAAGAACTGTTAATGGCCTTTACGTTCCCAGAAGAGGTTTGAGGGACATAGCTGACAGCAGGGATGAAAATGTTCAGTTGTGCTCTCGATATGGATGCAGCAGCCGGCTCAGCTCTATGAAGAGCCCGCAAGTTAGAAGTACAGAGAAACCAAGACCTCTCAGCCCTTCTTTCACTTCCTCAAATGGAAAAGAAGTTGTTGGAAGTTCATGTAGGACATCCTCTGTGATGGCTAATGCGAGAAAATCATTCAAGGACAGGAAAGCATATTCTCATGTTGGAAATGATCAATCAGAAACGACTTGTTCACATGGTGAACCTGAAGCTTCGGAAGCTTCGGAACACATGAAGTCATCAAAAGTGCATCAACCCCAATTCAATTCAGTAATTCGAGATACCGGATCAAGTAAAATTACATTGAAAGAAGTAGGTTGCTCTAGTGGAGCTTCAAGCAGTAAACCTCGTAGATTATTTACTCCCAAGTATTCCAATCAAAATAGTCCAGTAGGTTCGTCTGTTTCTTCGTCATCTAAGGCCATTGGTGCAGGAACAAGGGGCACCACTAGTGCGGCTGGATATATGCCGAGAAATCTAAAATGCAACTCACGATCAGATATCTCTCCACAGAGTTGTTCAACAGCAGATTCAAGATTTAGTAGAAGGGACATGGTGAAAAGAAGAAATGCAGAATGTGAAAGCACTTCATCCTCTAAAGGGAAGAAAATAAGTGGAGCATTACCAAAAGAAGGAGATGTCATTCGTCCAACTCGTGGTATCTCAATATCTGATTCAAGGAATAGTAAAAACTTTGATAATAGGGAGGATAGTCGTGCTCTATCAGTTAGGACTCGCAGGTCAATGAATGTGCCTAGGCTTAGAGATTCAGTACGAGATTCATCATCTGGATTTTTCCAGAATTCACCTCAGCTTGAATCTCCAAATTTCAGTCTGCAGTCATCAAGTCAATTTTTCTCAGATGCTTCTTCGAGTGATTCAAGTGCTTTTAGTTTTCCTGGAAATGATGTTGAAGATCTCCCAGCTGGAGCGTCTGGAACTTCTGCACAACTAGGTATAAACCAACTAATGAACCGTGATGTCTTGCAGCGATATAACATGGATGGAGTTGCTCAGGTATTTTACCCCACAGAATCTCAGTCACTGTTTTTCTGAATCAGGTTTTATGGTATTTCACTTTGATCACTGTTTTTCTGTACAGGTATTAGTGGCACTTGAAAGAATGGAACAAGATGAAGAATTAACATATGAGGTAGTTCACTTTTGAGTATTTCGTACCACTCAGGCGTTTCCTATTTGTATTTATGATGAACTCTTATTTTCCATGTACAGCAACTGCTTGTGTTGGAGACCAACTTGTTTCTTGGTGGCCTCAACTTCTACGACCAGCATAGAGGAATGAGGCTGGATATAGACAATATGTCGTATGAGGTCTTTATTCTCTTCCGTATATGATTACTGACTATTCTAAACTTAATTTTCATCAAAATGTCGAGGTCTTTTTATGGGGGTAGCGGTTTGAGGTTCATCCAATAGCTTAAAGATCACTGTCGCACAAAAGATAAGTTCCCACCGTTAGTTATACCTTTTACACCCTGCAGAACTTTAATCTGTTGCCTGTTTTCAGGAATTATTAGCTCTCGAGGAGAGAATGGGGAGTGTTAGCACAGCTCTGTCCGAGGAGGCATTGTCAAAGTGCATCCGGAAAAGCATTTATCAGTCTATGCCTTCAGAAATAGGGGAATTTGGAAGCGGCGAGAATGAAGATGAGGTCAAATGCACTATTTGTCAGGTTTTTCCCACTTAAAGCTATATTTTGTATATTCCAATGTTCCTGTTGTGTTATACTTGAATCTAATTTTATGGTTTGTGATGTTTTTCACCTCCCTTTATAAGTAGGTAGCACCTTGCTTTGtcactttgttttttttttcctgatgCAGTATTACTCGAAGTGCAGTTAACACTACATTAGTTTTTTGTTGTACATCCTTAAGATGTTTTACTCATCACTTAGCTGACTTTTATTTAGCAGAGTTCTCTAGGTTTATGCCTTGTCAAACTCTCTTCTTGAACTCGATGGAGTAGAAAAATTCTTGAACTAATAAATTAAAGCCGTAATTTGAGTGAATGTCACTAGATTTAGTTCTGTTTTTGCATAATATAGACAAGTCTATCCCATTCTAGACATAGTTCCGCGCATCTAGCGACCATACTTTGTTCATTCGGTGTTCGCGTATAATCGCTACTCCACATTATGTTTTGGTTCTAGGCTGTAGAGGTTCTATTGCTTTACTTGTCCCAAATTGATGATACTCTCACACGGTGACGGTCTATTATAAATATGTATTGTttcttaaaatacattttttaatatGCATGCACTCACACATACATAGTTAGACCTCTTTATATTAGTAACAACATTTCACTATTACTGTCAAGTTATGTCTCTTAATGTTTATCTTATGTGTTCTCTATAACATCATTtcgttattaaaaaaaaggtgtAGGATAACACCCGTTGTAGGAAGGTGTCTCCGCC is part of the Solanum pennellii chromosome 8, SPENNV200 genome and harbors:
- the LOC107028789 gene encoding probable E3 ubiquitin-protein ligase RHG1A: MDEYSSKRTVNGLYVPRRGLRDIADSRDENVQLCSRYGCSSRLSSMKSPQVRSTEKPRPLSPSFTSSNGKEVVGSSCRTSSVMANARKSFKDRKAYSHVGNDQSETTCSHGEPEASEASEHMKSSKVHQPQFNSVIRDTGSSKITLKEVGCSSGASSSKPRRLFTPKYSNQNSPVGSSVSSSSKAIGAGTRGTTSAAGYMPRNLKCNSRSDISPQSCSTADSRFSRRDMVKRRNAECESTSSSKGKKISGALPKEGDVIRPTRGISISDSRNSKNFDNREDSRALSVRTRRSMNVPRLRDSVRDSSSGFFQNSPQLESPNFSLQSSSQFFSDASSSDSSAFSFPGNDVEDLPAGASGTSAQLGINQLMNRDVLQRYNMDGVAQVLVALERMEQDEELTYEQLLVLETNLFLGGLNFYDQHRGMRLDIDNMSYEELLALEERMGSVSTALSEEALSKCIRKSIYQSMPSEIGEFGSGENEDEVKCTICQEEYVIGDEIGRLACDHGYHMECVKHWLSLKNWCPICKASAAPS